The following coding sequences lie in one Streptomyces sp. NBC_00510 genomic window:
- a CDS encoding PhoX family protein produces MPLTRRDFAKRTAITGAGVALAGTVDVLATAPGALAAEAPATAAEAGASRHHGRLGYGDLIKDPKGILALPKGFSYRVITRTGVTKLESGESTPSNHDGTATFEGLRGATLLANNHELAGARADWPHPVPLTEGLVYDSGAAGGVTIVEVAQHGGHVVEWVGVAGTVTNCAGGRTPWGTWLTCEETEDKAGKNGFLKDHGYVFEVDPYDRKANRDPKPIKALGRYAHEAVVVDPKRGHLFLTEDASNPNGLFFRWTPPAGFHHGRGKLRALGADAGVLQAFKCFDSGGKFVDDLSRATKIGTVYGVDWVDVPDRDAATTSVRKQFAAGEVTRARKLEGMWWGDGGVYVVSSYAREESPGASHDGAVWFYDPKRRTLTLKVLLGVNPDPSVDGAFDGPDNITVSPYGGLVIAEDGEGQQHLFGALGDGRTYPIARNELNIGTAQEPEYSEFTGVTFSPDGRTLFANIQVPGIMLAITGPWRRQGHGGAC; encoded by the coding sequence ATGCCGCTCACCCGTAGAGACTTCGCCAAGCGCACGGCGATCACCGGCGCCGGAGTCGCGCTGGCCGGAACCGTCGACGTCCTCGCGACCGCACCGGGCGCCCTCGCCGCCGAGGCCCCGGCGACCGCCGCGGAGGCCGGGGCGTCCCGGCACCACGGCCGGCTGGGTTACGGCGATCTGATCAAGGACCCCAAGGGCATCCTGGCCCTGCCCAAGGGCTTCTCGTACCGCGTCATCACCCGGACCGGCGTCACCAAGCTGGAGTCCGGCGAGTCGACCCCCTCCAACCACGACGGCACCGCGACCTTCGAGGGGCTGCGCGGCGCCACGCTGCTCGCCAACAACCACGAGCTGGCCGGCGCCCGCGCCGACTGGCCGCACCCGGTCCCGCTGACCGAGGGCCTGGTCTACGACTCCGGCGCGGCCGGCGGCGTGACCATCGTCGAGGTCGCCCAGCACGGCGGCCACGTCGTGGAGTGGGTCGGCGTGGCCGGCACCGTCACCAACTGCGCGGGCGGCCGCACCCCCTGGGGCACCTGGCTGACCTGCGAGGAGACCGAGGACAAGGCCGGCAAGAACGGCTTCCTGAAGGACCACGGCTACGTCTTCGAGGTCGACCCGTACGACCGCAAGGCCAACCGCGACCCCAAGCCGATCAAGGCCCTGGGCCGCTACGCGCACGAGGCTGTCGTCGTCGACCCCAAGCGCGGCCACCTCTTCCTCACCGAGGACGCCTCCAACCCCAACGGCCTGTTCTTCCGCTGGACCCCGCCGGCCGGCTTCCACCACGGCCGCGGCAAGCTGCGCGCCCTGGGGGCCGACGCGGGTGTGCTGCAGGCCTTCAAGTGCTTCGACTCCGGCGGCAAGTTCGTCGACGACCTGTCCCGCGCCACGAAGATCGGCACGGTCTACGGCGTGGACTGGGTGGACGTCCCGGACCGCGACGCCGCCACCACCTCCGTCCGCAAGCAGTTCGCGGCCGGCGAGGTCACCCGGGCCCGCAAGCTGGAGGGCATGTGGTGGGGCGACGGCGGCGTGTACGTCGTCTCCTCCTACGCCCGCGAGGAGAGCCCGGGCGCGTCCCACGACGGTGCCGTGTGGTTCTACGACCCCAAGCGCCGCACCCTGACCCTCAAGGTCCTCCTGGGCGTCAACCCCGACCCGTCGGTCGACGGCGCCTTCGACGGCCCGGACAACATCACCGTCTCGCCCTACGGCGGCCTGGTCATCGCCGAGGACGGCGAGGGCCAGCAGCACCTGTTCGGCGCGCTCGGCGACGGCCGCACCTACCCGATCGCCCGCAACGAGCTGAACATCGGCACCGCGCAGGAGCCGGAGTACAGCGAGTTCACCGGTGTGACCTTCTCGCCCGACGGCAGGACGCTGTTCGCCAACATCCAGGTGCCGGGCATCATGCTGGCCATCACCGGACCGTGGCGCCGCCAGGGCCACGGCGGCGCCTGCTGA